CGCAGCTGGACGCGAGCGCCACGAACTCGTATGAGTCCGGCGGCAACTACCCGCGTGGATATCGGAGCCTCCGTTCACATCGACAGATGGGGATGGCGGCACGCCGGTAGACGCGCATGGGCACTGAATCAGATCACCCTCGACATCAGGCCCGGCGAACACGTCCTCGTACTGGGGGCATCCGGGTCCGGCAAGTCAACACTGCTGTGCGGTATTGCCGGCGTACTCGGAGGTGACGACGAGGGTGAATCTCACGGCACGCTCACTGTTGACGGGGCTCGCCCCGAACAAATGCGTGGCTCCATCGGCCTGGTCATGCAGGATCCGGAAGCACAGGTCGTGCTGGCGCGGGCCGGTGACGACGTCGCATTCGGATGCGAGAACCTGGCGGTGGAACGTGAGGAAATCTGGCAGCGCGTCGATCAGTCGCTGCACATCGTGGACCTGAATATTCCGCTGGATCATCCAACGTCAAAACTGTCCGGTGGGCAGAAACAGCGTCTTGCCCTGGCAAGCGTGCTCGCCATGGATCCGCGTCTGCTGCTTCTGGATGAGCCGACAGCCAATCTGGATCCGCAGGGCGTCCAGCAGGTCCGCAACGCGACCCGCGCAGTACTGGAACGTACCGGTGCCACAGCAATCATCATCGAACACCGCGTTGACGTCTGGATGGAGCTGATTGACCGCGTCATCGTGGTGATCGACGGCGCAATCGGTGCTGACGGCACCGTGCAGGAAGTCCTGCATGACCAGGCTGATTACCTGCGTGAATGCGGGATCTGGCTGCCTGGTGACGAAGAAGCGGTGATCGGTGACAGTCGGCGTGACGTACGCAATCAGCACACTGACAGCATCGTGAGTGGCAGCCAGGCTGATCCGGTCACCACCAACACGGATGCCATCACTGTCAGTGACCTGACTATCGGATACGACCCGGATCATCCGATTCGGCGCGACATTTCGATGCGTATTCCGCAGGGCAAATGCACCTGCATTGTCGGCGGAAACGGGTTGGGAAAGACAACACTGGCTTTGACGATGGCCGGCCTGCTCAAGCCGCTTGACGGCAAGGTGCGAATCGATCCGGCGCTCACTGCAGCGTCGGATAAAACCTCTGCGCCCGGCGAGGGGCCCGAACAGACAGTCTCACGCCGCCCGGAATGCGCCGACCCGTACGAATGGCGCTCGCGAGACTTGGTCGGACGATTGTCCATGGTCTTCCAGGAACCCGAATACCAGTTCGTGTGCCGTACTGTTCAAGAAGAGCTCGAACTCGGGCCGACACTGGCGAAGCTGAAGGACGATCAGCGCGACGAACTGGTCAAGCGTTTCCTGAAAGCTCTGAAACTTGAGCACCTTGCTCGCGCGAATCCCATGACACTGTCCGGTGGAGAAAAACGCCGCCTGTCGGTGGCGACCGCGCTGATCAGCGCGCCGGACATTGTGATCGCCGATGAGCCGACCTTCGGACAGGACCGGTCCACATGGGTCGAACTGGTGGCACTGCTGCGCTCAGTGGTCGATGCCGGCACCACGCTCGTGGCGATCACGCACGACCACTCATTTGTTGAAGCAATGGCGGACAACGTCATTGATCTGAGCGAAGTTGGAACCGACGCACGCACAGATCCGGCATCTGCCGGTGGTAGTGAGAGCACAGATGGCGTGGACGCCCTCGGCAATGAGGGGCATTCGCGTGCACACAGGCGGGGCGCAATGCTCAAAAAGGTCAACCCTGTGACGCAGGTGCTGGGAATCGCTGCAATGACGACCCCGCTGATCGCTTCCATTGACACAGTCAGTGCAGGCATTGCGCTGATCTGTGAACTGCTGCTGCTCCCACTGGTGGGAATCAGTGCGAAACAGATAGCAGTGAGAATGATCCCGGTCATCATCGCCGCACCGCTGGCGTCTGTGTCAATGCTCCTGTACGCCGACCCGGGTGGAACGCTGTACTGGCACTGGGGGCCGATGGCGATCAGTGACCGCTCCATCGCGTTGGCAGCAGGAATATTCCTTCGTATCATCGCCGTCGCAATGCCGGCGATCGTTGTGTTCTCTCACATCGATCCGACTGACATGGCAGATGGACTCGGACAGATACTGCACCTGCCGGCACGCCCCGTCCTGGCATCCCTGGCAGGTGTCCGTATGGCCGGACTCATGATGGCCGACTGGAAAGCGCTCATGCAGGCTCGACGCATGCGCGGCCTCGGTGACGCCAACAGGTTCATCGCGTTCTTCCAGGGAGCGTTCGCACTGCTCGTCTTTGCGCTGCGCCGCTCCGCCAAACTGTCGGTGACGATGGAAGCACGAGGATTCGGTGCAGATACGCGGCGCACTTGGGCGCGCCCCTCCACAGTCAGCTGGGCGGACATGGTCTTCATGGTGCTGTGCATCGTGATCCCGGTGATCGCACTGACCACAGCAATCCGTTTCGGCTGTTTCGAATCAATCGGCACCTGAACAGGAACGAAGACAGACGAGCCGGCCGCAGGTACCTCACTGGGTACAGCGCCGGCTCGTCTGTCTGTCTGCGGCGCATCACCCATGCAGTAGGCTGACTGAGTGCCGACTTCCCATATTGCCAAAACTGACGACGTCAACCCTTTCGAGCGTGCCACGTCCTCGTATGGGCACATCCGCCCCGGATACCCGGCTGCAGCGGTCGACACACTGATCGGTGCCTGCGAGGCGAGCGGCCTGCAGACCGAGTCGCCAGTGCGTATCGCAGACATCGGTGCCGGCACAGGAAAAATGACGTTCGCACTGGCACGGCGTGAAGTCGATGTTGTTGCCGTTGAACCGGCCCGGGCAATGCGCGATCAACTCACCGGCGTTCTTCATGGGCATGACGTCGCCGACAATTCGGCCATGAACGAGGGCGACCCAGCTGCGGATGGAACACCATGGCATCAGGCGCACTCAGGGCTTATCCGCGTGACTGATGGAACCGGGGAGCGGACCACATTGCCGGATCGAAGTGTCGACGGTGCAGTATTTGCACAGTCGTGGCACTGGGTCGATGCGCATGAGGCGAGCGCCGAGCTGGCGCGAATTGTTCGACCTGGCGGCGTGGTGGCAGCAGTGTTCAACCAGATGGATGTGCGGATGCCGTGGGTGCACCGCCTGACACGGATCATGCGTTCGGGCGACGTGCACCGGCCCGACAAACCACCCAGGTGGGACCCGCCGATCACACCGGCGACGCTGCATACCTGCAGGTGGATGCACGTCTTACTGCCCGAACAGGTGATGGAACTGGCACGCACCCGCTCCTCGTACCTGCGGGCGAGCACGGCCATGCGCAAACGCATGCAACGCAACCTGCACTGGTACCTGTACGAACACCTGCGCTACGAAAGCGACCAGTGGGTGTCCATCCCTGTCGTCACGATGACGTGGATTGCGCGCAACGGACTCAACTAAAGTGTGCCGGCAGCTTTAACAGTGATGCCGGGGCGATTCTTACGCGCTGCCACCAGCGCAAACCCTACCCATTAATTCCAGGATGGCGGATGTCGAGCTGGGCACGCACCTGATCGATCATGTCCATGACCTCCACCGTTGTGCGCCACGGCATCACACTGCTTTGGGTGTGACCCTGGGCCAGGCAGCGCGCCACTTCAGCCGCCTCATACTGGAAGCCGCCGGGAATGCGGGCATCCCACTGTTCCACGACTTCGTTCCCCTCGTCATCCCACGTGCGCAACTGCAGGATACCGGGCTGGTAGAACTGCTCAGGCAACTCCAGGCACCCACCTGCACAGACCACTTCGGCCGCTGTAGCTGAACGCGCATCCATCGCGGCGCGAGCCACACCCAGCGCATCGCCTGCGCGCACAGTAACAACCTCAGCGGTGTCAAGGTGATCAGGACGCATCCGGCCGTGCGCCGACAGCTCCTCGGGCGCACCGAGCACCTGATGGACAAAAGACAGGGAATACACGCCCAGATCCAGCACGGCTCCGCCACCCAGCTCAGGGCGAATGAGGCGCGGAACGTCAAGGAGGCGCTGCCCGTGATCAGCATGAACCGAATGCACCGCTCCCAGACCCCCTCCGGCGAGGATGGCGCGAAGAACGTGATGGTGAGGCAAGTGGCGCATCCACATAGCCTCCATCGCAAACAGGTGCGCTCGTTCAGCCGCATCGAAAACATCGCGTGCCTGCTGTGCCGTCATCGTGAACGGCTTTTCCACCAGCACAGGCTTGCCCGCACGCAGAGCCATCAGCGCGCAACGTGCATGGTAGGGGTGGATCGTCGACACATACACCGCGTCCACGTCATCGCACGCCACGAGTTCCTCGTACGAATCCACAGCCCGCTCGACGTCATTGTCACGTGCAAACGCCTTTGCCCTGGACGGTTCGCGGGCAGCGACCGCGACGACGCGTGAAGTCGTGTACGAATTGATCGCGGTACACATCGTGCGGGCAATGCCGCTGGCACCAATGATTCCCCACTGAATACTGGGAGCATCCATCGGGTCAGGGATGTGCACGTCGCCAGCCAGGCGGCGCATCGCAGGCGGCAACTCCGGGAGGGTTTGATGGGGGGACGAGGGTGTCTTCGATGTATCTGGCGTCATAATTCGATTCTGTCACATAAGTGTGCCGACTACGTGCGGTCGAAGGTGACGCCAACGTCAGGTGAATCGTGGTGATGCGGTGCGATGTTCGTACAATAAAGAGGACACGGACGTGAACGTATCCCCACGTCTGACATTCCATGCAACACGGAGGTGACGGGTGCTCGACAGTCCATCTCTGCTCGGCATTATCGCCGCGCTGGTGATGTATGCAGTGTCCGTGTCGCCGTCCCTGCTGCCCAGATCCTGGTGGTGGCAAGCCGTCGTGTCCGGCGTTCTGGCATCGCTCGGATACGTGGTGGGAGTGGTGATCGAGAGCGCGGGAACGTTAATTTTGCGCCTGACTGACTTAACCATCAGTGCCTCGCCTGCCACCGAAACCGGGTTGCGGTGGGCCGCATTCGTTATTTTCATGATCTGGTTCATCCGATCAGTTGTTCAGTCATTCATCCACGCCCGCTCAGCTGCGCAACTGGTGGACATGCCCGGTCCGCGAATCAGTTCCATCCTGCTGGGAATGGTCGGAGCATTTGTGCTCTTCCACGTGATCATCGGTGTACTGGATGCGTTGCTGTGGATGCTGGCCACCCTGGTCACTTTCCTGGCGCGATGGATACCGGTGTGGATCGCGTTGGCGGTGGGATGCGCAATCATTGTGGCGCTGCTGATCCTGTTGACCTCAAAAGTGATTATCGCTGGAGGTGTCACGTTCTTTTCCCGAAAGGCATGGGAAATGAACAACCGCACCGCCAAAGGGATCTTTCGTCCCGAGGTGCCCGAACGATCCGGATCCCACCATTCCCTGGTGTCGTGGGCATCCGTTGGCGGTCAGGGCCGCGTGTTTTTGGGACGAGGCCCCTCGCGCCACGACATTGAAGAGGTGACCGGGCGCGAGGCCCTCGAACCTATTCGCGTCTACGCCGGCATGCCGACAGGCGGGCAGACCCTCGCTGACGCAGCTGACATGGTGGTGCGCGAATTGGAACGCACCGGCGCATTCGAGCGGGCGGTCATCGCCGTCAATACGTCAACGGGATCCGGCTGGGTTGACGAGTGGGAAGTGCAGCCTCTGGAGTACCTGAGCTGCGGCAACTGCGCCACAGCATCGATGCAGTATTCCTACGCACCCTCGTCCCTGCATTGGATGACCGGATTGGACCACTGCGTCGAAGCCGCGATCATGCTGTACCAGGCAGTCAAGAAGGCAGTGGACGGTCTGCCTGCTAATCAGCGGCCGGCGTTGTATATCACTGGAGAGTCGCTCGGCGCATTCGCCTCACAGGCTGTGTATACCGACCTGGCCGATGTGATGCGTCAGGTGGACGGTGCGCTGTGGGTGGGGACGCCCTCGTTCACCCCGATGCATCAGGAGCTGACAGAAAAGAGGCATCGCGGATCGCCCGAGGTGGCACCTGTTGTGGACAATGCGCGGCATGTGCGCTTTGCGACAGGTCCGGAGGATCTGCGCCACGATATATACGGCCGTGAACTCGGGCCGTGGCACTTCCCGCGCATCATCTACGCACAACACCCGTCCGACCCGGTGGTGTGGTGGACGGGCCGCCTGGCGTGGTACCAGCCGGACTGGATGCGTGAAAAAGCCGGCCGCGACGTGTCACTGTCCATGGAGTACACCCGTATCGGGACATACCTGCAGGTGCTGGCTGATTTGCCGGTGGCGGGTCGGGCACCCGGTGGGCACGGGCACACCTACCACCACGAACTGATCCCCATGTGGAAGGAACTGCTGGGGCTTGGGGACGCAGAACGTCCCAACACGCTGCCCGATGGCCAGTGGGCTGATGATGCGATGCTGCGGAGGATCGGGCACGCCATTTCCGCCAACATTGCGCTGTCCGAACGCCAGTAGGCGGCGGTCAGGCAGGCTGCCGGAGAGCGAGTCCCTTGAGCGTTACTGGCGCGGAACTGCGATATCGACGGCAGACTCGTCAACCCTGACATGTACCGTCGAGGCTGTTCCGACCGGATCCCCGTCGACTTGCACGATGCACGGCTGATCGACGTCGACCTTGACATCGCGGCACTGGCGAGCTGTCATGTGGCCGGTCGAAGCAGGCAGATCCAGTGGTGTCCATCCTGCTCCCTGCGCAAGAATCTTCCCCGCAACGTCTGCCCAGCCAAGCAGACCTGCGCGCACGTCCACTGCCACCACGTCGAGGAGTCCGTCAGTCGGATCCGCATCAGGCACCAGCACCAGGTAGGGCAGCTCACCACAGTTGGCAACCATGATGGTCCGTGCCGGCACATCGCTCAGTTCTTCAACATCAGGGCGGTCACCCTCGTCTGCCTGCGCGTCGGGGTGTTCTGCCAGGTCAGGAGCCACCGTCGACTGGTCGGCGGAGACAGCATCCTTCAACTTCAGTGACGCCTTCATGCGTTTGCCGTGCAGCGCCTTCACACCGGAAATGACGTAGGCAATCCACCCGATCTTCTTCTTCAGACCAGAATCCGTGTTCGCCATCGTCTCGCCATCAAAGCCCATTCCTGCAATGACCGTATAGGCGAATTCATCATCCTCTGCGATGGTGTCACCGTTCGCATCCAGGCGTTCGCGTGCTTCGCGGATCAGCTGGCCTTCAGCGGTCAGGTCGCCAACCTCGTCCGGATCTTCCATCCGCAGCCACGCCAAGTCACCGTGAATAAAGGTGCTGCCCAGCGCAATACGGATGGCTTCATCCAGGTCGTCGGTGGGAATATTCAGGTTGCGTGCCAGCAGGTTGCCGGTTCCGGCGGGGATGATTCCCATCGGCACGCCGCTGTGAGCCAGGCTGGCCGCAACTGCACGCACGGTCCCATCACCGCCAGCAGCGATGACCAGTGATGCGCCCTTCGTCAGGGCCTCAATGGCCTGCCCGGTGCCGGGATCTTCCTCGCTTGTCTCAATCCACTCGATGTGGGAGACGTTGCATGAGCGCGCTACTTCTTCGACGTGGGCCTGGAACTGTTCAGTATCGGACTGTTTGGCAGGGTTGAACACGACCCACACGTTCTCCAGCGTCTTGTCGCTCTCATGGGTGTTGACGTCGAACTGGGCGTCCTGGCGCGCATTTGAGCGCGATTGCTGGAAGGCGAGCCAGCGTACGACCAACACCAGACCAGCTGCTGTAGCGCCAGCCGTGGCCAAACCGATCCATCGTGAAAGATTGATGCGTCCCATGAAAAGCTCCTATCTGACGGTGCGACTGTCTGGACTGTGCAGCTTCGAGTTCCCAGCGGTGCGGACGGGCCGGCCCGCCAGTCCTGTTCGACTCTCTGGTACCTTCTACCTCTATTGTCGGGCAAAGTGGGCGCAGGGGCGCGGCGGTTAATCCTTCTGCCTACTTCTCGGCCGCCGGCTCGATCGCCTTGCCGGCTTCAGCAGCCTGATTCTCGATGGTGCGGATGAAGTAGTCAACAGGGTAGACACCTGTCAGGTACGCGTTGTTGATGAAGAACGAGGGTGTTCCCGTCAACCCCACTGATTTGCCGTGCTGCGTATCAGCCTGGACGGCGTCCTTGATCTTCTCGGACGTCAGGTCGGCGCGGAATTGATCCAGGTCTGCCACACCTACCTGCTCAGCAATCTGCGTGACGGACTCTTCAGTGTAGGACGCATGATCTTGCGTGGGAGCCTGAGCGAAAACCGCTTCGTGGAATTCGACGTACTTGCCCTGCAGGCCGGCTGCCCGCGCAGCGGCGGCAGCGA
The sequence above is a segment of the Schaalia radingae genome. Coding sequences within it:
- a CDS encoding class I SAM-dependent methyltransferase is translated as MPTSHIAKTDDVNPFERATSSYGHIRPGYPAAAVDTLIGACEASGLQTESPVRIADIGAGTGKMTFALARREVDVVAVEPARAMRDQLTGVLHGHDVADNSAMNEGDPAADGTPWHQAHSGLIRVTDGTGERTTLPDRSVDGAVFAQSWHWVDAHEASAELARIVRPGGVVAAVFNQMDVRMPWVHRLTRIMRSGDVHRPDKPPRWDPPITPATLHTCRWMHVLLPEQVMELARTRSSYLRASTAMRKRMQRNLHWYLYEHLRYESDQWVSIPVVTMTWIARNGLN
- a CDS encoding ATP-binding cassette domain-containing protein → MDIGASVHIDRWGWRHAGRRAWALNQITLDIRPGEHVLVLGASGSGKSTLLCGIAGVLGGDDEGESHGTLTVDGARPEQMRGSIGLVMQDPEAQVVLARAGDDVAFGCENLAVEREEIWQRVDQSLHIVDLNIPLDHPTSKLSGGQKQRLALASVLAMDPRLLLLDEPTANLDPQGVQQVRNATRAVLERTGATAIIIEHRVDVWMELIDRVIVVIDGAIGADGTVQEVLHDQADYLRECGIWLPGDEEAVIGDSRRDVRNQHTDSIVSGSQADPVTTNTDAITVSDLTIGYDPDHPIRRDISMRIPQGKCTCIVGGNGLGKTTLALTMAGLLKPLDGKVRIDPALTAASDKTSAPGEGPEQTVSRRPECADPYEWRSRDLVGRLSMVFQEPEYQFVCRTVQEELELGPTLAKLKDDQRDELVKRFLKALKLEHLARANPMTLSGGEKRRLSVATALISAPDIVIADEPTFGQDRSTWVELVALLRSVVDAGTTLVAITHDHSFVEAMADNVIDLSEVGTDARTDPASAGGSESTDGVDALGNEGHSRAHRRGAMLKKVNPVTQVLGIAAMTTPLIASIDTVSAGIALICELLLLPLVGISAKQIAVRMIPVIIAAPLASVSMLLYADPGGTLYWHWGPMAISDRSIALAAGIFLRIIAVAMPAIVVFSHIDPTDMADGLGQILHLPARPVLASLAGVRMAGLMMADWKALMQARRMRGLGDANRFIAFFQGAFALLVFALRRSAKLSVTMEARGFGADTRRTWARPSTVSWADMVFMVLCIVIPVIALTTAIRFGCFESIGT
- a CDS encoding diacylglycerol/lipid kinase family protein yields the protein MGRINLSRWIGLATAGATAAGLVLVVRWLAFQQSRSNARQDAQFDVNTHESDKTLENVWVVFNPAKQSDTEQFQAHVEEVARSCNVSHIEWIETSEEDPGTGQAIEALTKGASLVIAAGGDGTVRAVAASLAHSGVPMGIIPAGTGNLLARNLNIPTDDLDEAIRIALGSTFIHGDLAWLRMEDPDEVGDLTAEGQLIREARERLDANGDTIAEDDEFAYTVIAGMGFDGETMANTDSGLKKKIGWIAYVISGVKALHGKRMKASLKLKDAVSADQSTVAPDLAEHPDAQADEGDRPDVEELSDVPARTIMVANCGELPYLVLVPDADPTDGLLDVVAVDVRAGLLGWADVAGKILAQGAGWTPLDLPASTGHMTARQCRDVKVDVDQPCIVQVDGDPVGTASTVHVRVDESAVDIAVPRQ
- a CDS encoding alpha/beta hydrolase — encoded protein: MLDSPSLLGIIAALVMYAVSVSPSLLPRSWWWQAVVSGVLASLGYVVGVVIESAGTLILRLTDLTISASPATETGLRWAAFVIFMIWFIRSVVQSFIHARSAAQLVDMPGPRISSILLGMVGAFVLFHVIIGVLDALLWMLATLVTFLARWIPVWIALAVGCAIIVALLILLTSKVIIAGGVTFFSRKAWEMNNRTAKGIFRPEVPERSGSHHSLVSWASVGGQGRVFLGRGPSRHDIEEVTGREALEPIRVYAGMPTGGQTLADAADMVVRELERTGAFERAVIAVNTSTGSGWVDEWEVQPLEYLSCGNCATASMQYSYAPSSLHWMTGLDHCVEAAIMLYQAVKKAVDGLPANQRPALYITGESLGAFASQAVYTDLADVMRQVDGALWVGTPSFTPMHQELTEKRHRGSPEVAPVVDNARHVRFATGPEDLRHDIYGRELGPWHFPRIIYAQHPSDPVVWWTGRLAWYQPDWMREKAGRDVSLSMEYTRIGTYLQVLADLPVAGRAPGGHGHTYHHELIPMWKELLGLGDAERPNTLPDGQWADDAMLRRIGHAISANIALSERQ
- a CDS encoding Gfo/Idh/MocA family protein — its product is MTPDTSKTPSSPHQTLPELPPAMRRLAGDVHIPDPMDAPSIQWGIIGASGIARTMCTAINSYTTSRVVAVAAREPSRAKAFARDNDVERAVDSYEELVACDDVDAVYVSTIHPYHARCALMALRAGKPVLVEKPFTMTAQQARDVFDAAERAHLFAMEAMWMRHLPHHHVLRAILAGGGLGAVHSVHADHGQRLLDVPRLIRPELGGGAVLDLGVYSLSFVHQVLGAPEELSAHGRMRPDHLDTAEVVTVRAGDALGVARAAMDARSATAAEVVCAGGCLELPEQFYQPGILQLRTWDDEGNEVVEQWDARIPGGFQYEAAEVARCLAQGHTQSSVMPWRTTVEVMDMIDQVRAQLDIRHPGING